In one Plasmodium falciparum 3D7 genome assembly, chromosome: 14 genomic region, the following are encoded:
- a CDS encoding vacuolar protein sorting-associated protein 29, which produces MSGKLEDIGELVLLIGDFHSPIRNLGLPDCFKELLKTDKIKHVLCTGNVGCNENLELLKNIADSVHITKGDMDDNFDFPEDITLCIGDFKISLIHGHQIIPWGDMNALLQWQKKYDSDIIISGHTHKNSIVQYEGKYFINPGSVTGAFQPWLSEPTPTFILMAVAKSNIVLYVYEEKNGKTNVEMSELHKSTVI; this is translated from the coding sequence atGAGTGGGAAATTGGAAGATATTGGGGAACTAGTTTTATTGATAGGAGATTTTCATTCTCCTATTCGTAATTTAGGACTTCCTGATTGTTTTAAGGAACTTTTAAAGacagataaaataaaacatgttTTATGTACAGGAAATGTAGGATGTAATGAGAATTTGGAATTACTTAAAAACATTGCTGACTCAGTACATATAACAAAAGGTGATATGGATGATAATTTTGATTTCCCAGAAGATATTACATTATGTATAGGagattttaaaatatctttAATTCATGGACATCAAATAATTCCATGGGGAGATATGAATGCTCTTTTACAATggcaaaaaaaatatgatagtgatattattataagtgGACATACACATAAAAATTCGATTGTTCAATATGAGggcaaatattttattaaccCTGGCTCTGTTACGGGAGCTTTTCAACCATGGTTATCTGAACCTACTCCAACTTTTATATTAATGGCTGTTGCAAAAAGtaatattgttttatatgtatatgaagaaaaaaatggaaaaacaAATGTGGAAATGAGTGAACTACATAAGTCAACagttatatga
- a CDS encoding ATP-dependent Clp protease regulatory subunit ClpC, with amino-acid sequence MNVLYIFIAVLILNGILNIHVSKKKTSFLNNTYPINKYKTINIKRHYRKVQNRNNKLYVSLFDEYDEKCIKALIMAREVAKNDNENEILLKHLLIAIIRIDSNLVQNILKNFNISLTNFLDKFHVAINKISKSYTNSNNGHNNIYEQSGSAQNNLNEQEKKNISLTNEEIDMKNILNEEDENQVENRKQNENGNVNGNGNVNENVNENINENEKLLNDFINKHLKDMEEKINILKNLNNEEDNASLDDINNKDYIINDISSSNNITKENNNNNNNNNNNNDKGNFNNLDTNNDSGNLSNNVPKNESHNVLHNHTYKINNNNKMMNQEILGNPNFDIKFSENCKLVLHNAVLEAKRKRKIFVNIIDILLSIINIAQEKKHYDFLKYIEELNININDLKSLLLSYDEKNYDGNNIYDTNANNTNYNTHNRNIPLNNNNNNNNVSNKGYNNQRLNNMNNNEQANHIINSLNNEYLNNGRDYKYNEDHPFSSNNKFLNPSTSSASSISFMKDCLIDMVHEAQEKGDDHFFGRKKEIKRIIEILGRKKKSNPLLIGESGVGKTAIIEYLSYLILKDNVPYHLKNCRIFQLNLGNIVAGTKYRGEFEEKMKHLLSNMNKKKKNILFIDEIHVIVGAGSGEGSLDASNLLKPFLSSDNLQCIGTTTFQEYSKFIENDKALRRRFNCVTINPFTSKETYKLLKKIKYNYEKYHNIYYTDDSLKSIVSLTEDYLPTANFPDKAIDILDEAGVYQKIKYEKFMKQKLRAERLRKIRIHMNTQENNNNNNNNNNNISNNNNDYIISDEDQHIHNNNYGYNNYDVINQQKEFSNDEDINKLNDDDTNLRKTYKQEIDNKIKNDENGNNNIKTDTNGNILINNVESLQNDTYDETRNLIENVHMKYVTSDVIENIVSKKSSITYIKKNKKEEEKILKLKEKLNKIIIGQEKVIDILSKYLFKAITNIKDPNKPIGTLLLCGSSGVGKTLCAQVISKYLFNEDNLIVINMSEYIDKHSVSKLFGSYPGYVGYKEGGELTESVKKKPFSIILFDEIEKAHSEVLHVLLQILDNGLLTDSKGNKVSFKNTFIFMTTNVGSDIITDYFKLYNNNYSNLGFKYYIKKKKNENDINQSKQEEQYLVHTSNGNIENEQNKKYMDPTKQSNENNYESTINHTHTADTKYNNITTDNNNNNNNNNNNNNDHFEIFEEKLRTNKWYDELKPDIEEELKKKFLPEFLNRIDEKIIFRQFLKRDIINILQNMIDDLKKRIKKRKNINLIIDKNVINYICSDENNIYDMNFGARSIRRALYKYIEDPIAAFLISNIHEPNDSIYVQLTNDKKIKVQLIKAPVQQFSS; translated from the coding sequence ATGAatgttttatacattttCATTGCTGTACTTATTTTAAAtggtatattaaatatacatgtaagtaaaaaaaaaacaagttTTTTAAATAACACCTATcctattaataaatataaaactattaatataaaaagacaTTATAGAAAGGTCCAAAATCGAAATAATAAGTTATATGTATCTTTATTTGATGAATATGATGAGAAATGTATAAAAGCACTAATTATGGCTAGAGAAGTAGCCAAAAATGAcaatgaaaatgaaatattattaaaacatcTTCTTATTGCTATTATTAGGATTGATTCTAATTTAgttcaaaatattttaaagaatttTAATATCTCATTAACCAATTTTTTAGATAAATTCCACGTAgccataaataaaatatcaaaaaGTTATACTAATAGTAACAATGggcataataatatttatgagcAGTCAGGAAGTGcacaaaataatttaaatgaacaagaaaaaaaaaatatatctttaacAAATGAGGAAAtagatatgaaaaatattttaaatgaagaagatgaaaatCAAGTAGAGAATCGAAAACAAAACGAAAATGGAAATGTAAATGGAAATGGAAATGTAAATGAAAATgtgaatgaaaatataaatgaaaatgaaaaattattaaatgattttataaataaacatttaaaagatatggaagaaaaaattaatatattaaaaaatttaaataatgaagaagataaTGCATCTTtggatgatataaataataaagattatataattaatgatatatctagtagtaataatattactaaagaaaataataataataataataataataataataataatgataaaggaAACTTTAATAATTTAGACACAAATAATGATAGTGGTAATCTTTCAAATAATGTTCCAAAGAATGAATCACATAATGTACTACACaatcatacatataaaataaataataataataagatgaTGAATCAAGAAATATTAGGTAACCCTAACtttgatataaaattttcaGAAAATTGTAAATTGGTCCTTCACAATGCTGTTTTAGAAGCAAagagaaaaaggaaaatatttgtaaatattattgatatattactatctattataaatattgctCAAGAAAAGAAACATtatgattttttaaaatatattgaagaattaaacattaatattaatgatcTTAAAAGCCTTTTATTAAGTTATGATGAAAAGAATTATgatggtaataatatatatgatacaaATGCAAATAACACAAATTATAATACACATAATAGAAATATaccattaaataataataataataataataatgtgtcAAATAAAGGATACAATAATCAAagattaaataatatgaataataatgaacaagcaaatcatattattaatagtttaaataatgaatatcTTAATAATGGTAGAGATTATAAATACAATGAAGATCATCCTTTTTCctcaaataataaattcttaAATCCATCCACTTCTTCTGCTTCTTCCATCTCTTTTATGAAAGATTGTTTAATTGATATGGTACATGAAGCACAAGAAAAAGGAGATGATCATTTTTTTGGtaggaaaaaagaaataaaaagaataatagaAATTttaggaagaaaaaaaaaatccaaTCCTTTATTAATTGGAGAAAGTGGTGTTGGGAAAACAGCTATTATAGagtatttatcatatttaatattaaaggATAATGTACcatatcatttaaaaaattgtagGATATTCCAATTGAATCTTGGAAATATAGTTGCTGGAACAAAATATAGAGGAGAAtttgaagaaaaaatgaaacatcTCTTAtctaatatgaataaaaaaaaaaagaatattctttttattgaTGAAATCCATGTTATTGTAGGTGCAGGAAGTGGTGAAGGCTCATTAGATGCatctaatttattaaaaccaTTTCTTTCTTCAGATAATTTACAATGTATAGGTACCACTACTTTTCAAGAATATTCTAAATTTatagaaaatgataaagCATTGAGAAGACGTTTTAATTGTGTAACTATAAACCCATTTACATCAaaagaaacatataaattattaaaaaaaattaaatataattatgaaaaatatcataatatttattatacagATGATTCATTAAAATCTATAGTCTCATTAACTGAAGATTATTTACCTACTGCAAATTTTCCAGATAAAGCTATTGACATTTTAGATGAAGCAGGAGTatatcaaaaaattaaatatgaaaaatttatGAAACAAAAATTAAGAGCAGAACGTTTACGTAAAATAAGGATACATATGAATACacaggaaaataataataataataataataataataataatattagtaataataataatgattatattatatctgaTGAGGATCAAcacatacataataataattatggtTATAATAACTATGATGTAATAAACCAACAAAAGGAATTTTCAAATGATgaagatattaataaattaaatgatgatgatacaAATCTAAGAAAAACATACAAACAAGAaatagataataaaataaaaaatgatgaaaatggaaataataatattaaaacagACACAAAcggaaatatattaattaataatgtaGAATCTTTACAAAATGATACTTATGATGAAACAAGAAACTTAATAGAAAATGTACATATGAAATATGTCACCTCAGATGTTATTGAAAATATCGTGAGTAAAAAATCAtctataacatatattaaaaaaaataaaaaagaagaagagaaaatattaaaattaaaagaaaaattaaataaaattattattggtCAAGAAAAAGTAATTGATATATTatctaaatatttatttaaagctataacaaatataaaagatcCAAATAAACCTATTGGTACTCTTCTATTATGTGGTTCATCAGGTGTAGGAAAAACCTTATGTGCTCAAGTTATATCCAAATATCTATTTAATGAAGATAATTTAATAGTTATTAATATGAGcgaatatatagataaacaTTCAGTTAGTAAATTGTTTGGTAGTTATCCTGGTTATGTAGGATATAAAGAAGGGGGAGAATTAACTGAAAGCGTAAAGAAAAAACCTTTTTCCATTATACTTTTTGATGAAATAGAAAAAGCACATAGTGAAGTATTACACGTcttattacaaatattagATAATGGTCTTTTAACAGATTCGAAAGGAAATAAAGTTTCATTCAAAAAtacattcatttttatgaCTACTAATGTTGGATCTGATATAATTActgattattttaaattatataataacaattattCCAACTTGggttttaaatattatataaaaaagaagaaaaatgaaaatgatataaatcaATCCAAACAAGAAGAACAATATTTGGTGCATACTTCTAATggaaatatagaaaatgaacaaaacaaaaaatatatggatCCTACAAAGCAAAGTAacgaaaataattatgaaagtACAATCAATCATACACACACGGCAgacacaaaatataataatataacaacagataataataacaacaataataataataataataataataatgatcattTTGAAATTTTTGAAGAAAAATTAAGGACAAATAAATGGTACGATGAATTAAAACCTGATATTgaagaagaattaaaaaagaaattccTTCCTGAGTTCTTAAATAGGattgatgaaaaaataattttccgtcaatttttaaaaagagatattattaacattttaCAAAACATGATcgatgatttaaaaaaaagaattaaaaaaagaaaaaatattaatttaattattgataaaaatgttattaacTATATTTGTagtgatgaaaataatatatatgatatgaaTTTTGGTGCTAGGTCTATTAGAAGagctttatataaatatatagaagatCCAATTGCTGCTTTCCTAATTTCAAATATTCATGAACCTAATGATtctatatatgtacaattaactaatgacaaaaaaattaaagtacAATTAATAAAAGCACCAGTTCAACAATTTTCATCTTAA